A genomic region of Conger conger chromosome 6, fConCon1.1, whole genome shotgun sequence contains the following coding sequences:
- the LOC133130761 gene encoding sal-like protein 1, with translation MSRRKQAKPQHFQSDSHLAMSEHNGVLEPCWDMATKDSNAHVCGRCCTEFFELSDLEQHQKNCTKNQLILTVNENPASYSKTFSPGSPSDNPDEQMNNTVNNTNEAERVALSEQRALNAEPSMDVELSGKRGVHGGRSDCTRSSSGPAVGISAISTSLPQFGNLTDLGGFSMINSNVIIENLRSTKVAVAQFSQETRTTGNSKVAVPALMEQLLALQQQQIHQLQLIEQIRHQILLLASQNPEVPVSPSSSGAVPGAASPLTTLSSHLSQQLAAAAGLAQSLASQSASISSLRQLTAAARLPLNPGDGIVPSASESQSIDGLPAEKRPSRVGGLQPSLMKISAPTFGIGLLHPAANSLLPQPPAGSPVFSHALPDVVATGEDLTSLAALAQQRNKPNHFEPKSSSEDIFFKHKCRFCAKVFGSDSALQIHLRSHTGERPYKCNICGNRFSTRGNLKVHFQRHKEKYPHVHMNPYPVPEHLDNIPTSTGIPYGMSMPPEKPVTSWLDSKPVLSTLTTSVGMLLPPTIPSLPPFIKQEENQSIAITGPSGSIKIDLGAVDSSLKCNDTVSEEGKGSILPISNGKTKETNQPLDNFVSCSSARESAADCASSSSPTMSTSPLLPLVSEARFPFLGLIDPLQVSETSKLQQLVENIDRNVTDSNKCVICHRVLSCPSALKMHYRMHMGERPFQCRVCDRAFTTKGNLKTHYSVHRAMPPLRVQHSCPICQKKFTNAVVLQQHIRMHMGGQIPNTPLPDSYSESMGSDAGSFDERNFDDLENFSDENMEGMEDFPDSSIPDMPRSADASQDSVSSSPMPAAMMEMPSSDKLGKMSNPGLAEDLQASRLKNGSMEGDDLTNDSSSFGGDIESRSTGSPPMSESTSSVLAPSPSWSVPMPHKSPNFDRQHKAFSLDHCRDSLMQPSSAAPGAVELPDPLGVLFLLRDRGAVKNTACDICGKTFACQSALDIHYRSHTKERPFICTACNRGFSTKGNLKQHVLTHQMRDLPSQLFEPSSLASSPSPSLLSVSSMSSVVKTESKCFLPGSYQDYKDPSLATSTAAASCLASAAMPRRTHKQHFCSTCGKTFSSSSALQIHERTHTGEKPFSCSICGRAFTTKGNLKVHMGTHMWTSVPARRGRRLCVDGPVAFLGTNTVKFPEIFQKDLAARVGNVDPTSLWNQYAAAFSNGQAMKTNEISVIQNGGLPPLSGSGGSGGSSPITGLTGSLEKLHSTEPNASLAGLDNRADVEKDTRFHFTRFIEDNKEIVTN, from the exons ATGTCACGGAGGAAACAAGCGAAGCCGCAGCATTTTCAGTCGGACTCGCATCTGGCCATGTCCGAACACAATG GGGTCCTGGAGCCCTGCTGGGATATGGCCACTAAAGACTCTAATGCTCATGTCTGTGGCAGATGTTGCACAGAGTTCTTTGAACTGTCAGATCTCGAACAACACCAGAAGAATTGCACTAAGAATCAATTAATCCTGACGGTTAATGAAAATCCAGCCTCCTATTCCAAAACCTTCTCCCCTGGCTCCCCCTCTGATAATCCTGACGAGCAGATGAATAACACGGTTAATAACACCAATGAAGCGGAGCGCGTTGCCCTGTCTGAGCAGAGAGCACTTAATGCCGAGCCATCCATGGATGTGGAGCTTTCCGGAAAGCGCGGAGTCCACGGTGGCAGGAGTGACTGCACTAGAAGCAGCTCTGGTCCTGCGGTGGGAATCTCAGCCATTTCAACATCTCTACCTCAGTTTGGTAACCTGACTGACCTGGGTGGCTTCTCAATGATCAACAGCAATGTCATCATTGAAAATTTAAGAAGCACCAAGGTGGCTGTGGCCCAGTTTTCCCAAGAGACTCGCACCACAGGGAACAGTAAAGTGGCAGTCCCTGCCCTCATGGAGCAGCTCCTtgccctgcagcagcagcagatccACCAGCTTCAGCTCATTGAACAGATCCGTCACCAGATCCTACTGCTGGCCTCTCAAAACCCTGAAGTGCCCGTGTCCCCCAGCTCCTCTGGCGCTGTGCCGGGGGCGGCTAGCCCGCTGACCACTCTCAGCTCCCATCTCTCCCAGCAGCTCGCCGCTGCTGCGGGATTGGCTCAGAGTCTCGCGAGTCAATCCGCCAGCATCAGCAGCCTGAGGCAGCTGACTGCAGCTGCCCGGCTACCTCTGAACCCCGGAGATGGCATCGTGCCGTCGGCCAGTGAATCTCAGAGCATCGACGGCCTGCCCGCTGAGAAGCGGCCCTCTCGGGTGGGTGGACTTCAACCCTCACTCATGAAAATCTCAGCACCAACTTTTGGAATTGGTTTGCTGCACCCTGCAGCCAACTCACTCCTACCTCAACCCCCTGCAGGCAGCCCTGTGTTCTCCCACGCTCTGCCCGATGTCGTCGCCACTGGGGAAGATCTCACTTCCCTGGCTGCTCTGGCCCAGCAGAGGAACAAGCCAAACCACTTTGAACCCAAAAGCAGTTCGGAGGATATTTTCTTCAAACATAAGTGCAGGTTTTGCGCCAAGGTGTTTGGTAGTGATAGCGCCTTGCAGATCCACCTGCGATCGCACACTGGGGAGAGGCCATACAAATGCAACATCTGTGGGAACCGTTTTTCCACTCGTGGGAATCTGAAGGTCCATTTCCAGCGACACAAAGAAAAATATCCCCATGTCCACATGAATCCTTACCCTGTGCCAGAGCATTTGGATAATATACCAACCAGCACTGGCATTCCATACGGCATGTCTATGCCACCAGAAAAGCCAGTTACTAGTTGGCTGGATAGCAAGCCAGTTCTTTCCACCTTGACCACTTCAGTGGGCATGTTGCTGCCTCCAACAATCCCCAGCCTGCCTCCTTTCATTAAACAAGAGGAGAATCAGTCAATTGCGATAACCGGCCCTTCTGGCTCTATTAAAATTGACTTGGGTGCAGTGGACTcatctttaaaatgtaatgatacTGTATCGGAGGAGGGTAAAGGCAGCATACTGCCTATCTCAAATGGCAAAACCAAGGAGACCAACCAACCTTTGGACAACTTTGTAAGTTGTAGCTCTGCCAGGGAGAGCGCTGCTGACTGTGCCTCAAGCAGCAGCCCCACAATGAGCACCAGTCCCCTGCTGCCCCTCGTGTCTGAGGCCAGGTTTCCCTTTCTAGGGCTCATTGATCCGCTGCAGGTGTCGGAGACCTCCAAGCTACAGCAGCTGGTAGAAAACATTGACAGGAATGTGACCGATTCAAACAAATGTGTCATCTGCCACCGGGTGCTGAGCTGCCCCAGCGCCCTGAAAATGCACTACCGCATGCACATGGGGGAGCGGCCCTTCCAGTGCAGAGTGTGCGACCGAGCGTTCACCACCAAGGGGAACCTCAAAACGCACTACAGTGTCCACCGGGCCATGCCTCCACTCAGAGTGCAGCACTCCTGTCCCATCTGCCAGAAGAAGTTCACCAACGCTGTCGTTCTCCAGCAGCACATCCGGATGCACATGGGTGGACAGATCCCAAACACTCCCCTCCCAGACAGTTACTCAGAGTCCATGGGGTCTGACGCTGGCTCGTTTGATGAAAGGAACTTTGATGACTTGGAGAACTTTTCTGATGAGAACATGGAGGGTATGGAGGACTTCCCAGACAGCAGCATCCCAGATATGCCAAGGTCTGCCGACGCTTCCCAGGACAGCGTGAGCTCCTCCCCTATGCCTGCCGCGATGATGGAGATGCCCAGTTCAGACAAACTGGGCAAGATGTCTAACCCGGGGCTAGCAGAGGACCTGCAGGCGAGCAGGCTGAAGAATGGGTCCATGGAGGGAGATGACCTCACTAATGACTCCTCCTCCTTTGGAGGGGACATTGAGAGCCGAAGTACTGGAAGTCCACCTATGTCTGAATCTACCTCTTCTGTGctggccccctccccctcctggagtGTGCCAATGCCCCACAAGTCCCCTAACTTTGACAGGCAGCATAAGGCTTTCTCCCTGGACCACTGCCGTGACAGTCTCATGCAGCCATCTTCTGccgcccccggagccgtcgagcTGCCAGACCCTCTGGGCGTGCTGTTCCTCCTCCGGGATCGAGGCGCTGTCAAGAACACGGCCTGCGATATCTGCGGCAAAACGTTTGCCTGTCAGAGTGCCTTGGACATTCATTACCGAAGCCATACCAAAGAGAGACCGTTTATTTGCACTGCTTGTAACCGGGGCTTTTCGACTAAGGGCAACCTTAAGCAGCACGTGCTCACCCACCAGATGCGAGACCTGCCGTCCCAACTCTTCGAGCCATCCAGCCTGGCATCTAgccccagcccctctctcttATCAGTGAGCTCCATGTCCTCTGTAGTAAAGACTGAATCCAAATGTTTCCTGCCTGGCTCCTACCAGGACTACAAGGACCCCAGCCTGGCCACCTCTACAGCTGCTGCTTCATGCCTAGCCTCTGCCGCCATGCCTCGTCGGACGCACAAACAGCACTTCTGCAGCACGTGCGGGAAGACCTTCTCATCCTCCAGTGCCCTGCAGATCCATGAGAGGACCCACACAGGAGAGAAGCCCTTCTCCTGTAGCATCTGCGGCCGGGCATTCACCACCAAAGGCAATCTTAAG GTCCACATGGGAACACACATGTGGACCAGTGTTCCAGCCAGGCGGGGCCGCAGACTGTGTGTGGATGGCCCTGTGGCTTTCCTGGGCACCAACACCGTCAAATTCCCCGAGATCTTCCAGAAGGACTTGGCAGCCCGAGTGGGCAACGTGGACCCGACCAGCTTGTGGAACCAGTACGCGGCCGCCTTCTCCAACGGCCAGGCCATGAAGACCAATGAGATCTCGGTCATCCAGAACGGGGGACTTCCCCCGCTCTCAGGAAGCGGGGGAAGCGGGGGCAGCTCGCCCATCACTGGCCTGACCGGCAGCCTGGAGAAGctgcacagcacagagcctAACGCCTCCCTCGCCGGACTGGACAACCGGGCTGACGTCGAGAAAGACACTCGCTTCCACTTCACACGATTCATTGAGGACAACAAGGAAATTGTTACCAACTAG